A window from Purpureocillium takamizusanense chromosome 3, complete sequence encodes these proteins:
- a CDS encoding uncharacterized protein (COG:S~EggNog:ENOG503PDBM) — MDISVYAARAEDIDVLSRFQIANFFRQHKSITRDDCNHRATIIAKSPVSPTPVQGQTSYTVAADAGHQRRIVQFRSSALDIDILRQARQTYGDFVPNCEFRDMLSDLYVYEADLVAGVAFCRARRELLAPRMTQHLLRTVQDFARFFASAWTNRLPLKQSPDVARALFAHYSKILDQLSHGLPDRFQLRLDEVRQGLPLLFRSDYPMVLNHDDLLEMNIHMDKDSGRITGIVDWADAKITPFGTSLGGLETVLGVQTSSRWFFHPDQSFLRERFWSTFYGIIGHLADDDRRAIEVARVFGLFRTHGFDRRPEKEDASPLAEGDPELVCLEAFCCLRPAGAALDRTQAIAPQR; from the exons ATGGATATCTCTGTGTatgcggcgagggcggaggACATTGATGTACTATCCAGGTTCCAGATTGCCAACTTTTTCCGCCAGCACAAGTCCATTACGAGAGATGATTGCAATCACAGGGCTACGATCATTGCCAAAAGTCCAGTCTCTCCCACGCCAGTACAAGGTCAGACCAGCTACACCGTGGCAGCCGACGCTGGTCACCAGCGGAGAATCGTCCAATTCCGCAGCTCGGCCCTGGATATCGACATCCTCCGCCAAGCACGGCAAACTTATGGAGATTTTGTCCCCAACTGCGAGTTCCGTGACATGTTGAGTGATCTCTACGTGTACGAGGCGGATCTCGTGGCGGGAGTTGCCTTCTGTCGAGCCCGGCGTGAGCTTCTCGCCCCTAGGATGACACAGCATCTTCTTCGAACTGTACAGGACTTCGCGAG ATTCTTCGCTTCGGCGTGGACGAACCGGCTGCCATTGAAGCAGTCACCGGACGTCGCCCGCGCATTGTTCGCCCATTATTCCAAGATCCTCGATCAACTCTCCCACGGCCTGCCTGACCGCTTTCAATTGAGGCTAGACGAGGTACGCCAAGGACTCCCACTGCTGTTTCGGTCGGACTACCCGATGGTGCTCAACCACGACGACCTCCTGGAGATGAACATCCACATGGATAAGGACAGTGGTCGCATcaccggcatcgtcgactgGGCCGACGCCAAGATCACCCCCTTTGGTACGTCTCTCGGCGGTCTCGAAACTGTTCTTGGCGTACAGACTTCGTCGCGCTGGTTCTTCCATCCTGACCAAAGCTTCCTCCGAGAGAGATTTTGGAGCACCTTCTACGGCATAATTGGGCATCTTGCCGATGATGATCGGCGAGCGATCGAAGTTGCGAGGGTATTCGGTTTGTTTCGGACTCATGGCTTTGATCGCCGGCCTGAGAAGGAAGACGCGTCACCTCTTGCGGAGGGAGATCCGGAACTCGTGTGCCTTGAGGCATTCTGTTGCCTTAGGCCAGCCGGCGCAGCTCTGGACCGCACACAAGCTATTGCGCCTCAGAGATGA
- a CDS encoding uncharacterized protein (EggNog:ENOG503PAZF~COG:O~SECRETED:SignalP(1-25~SECRETED:cutsite=TRA-SV~SECRETED:prob=0.8703)), translating into MGSLRQLALAFAPLVVSLLTSTTRASVIIAERSVAELATEQSIAPRAVAPSAYFKLNEPSHDLFRHKTLKDDTVQQSFAFDQKNRRLFVAQRKNGTPGDKGDLCITELDFSGKYVGHMYVLGSGHGVAIGAEPVGADTFLWTEANCKSNGYGERLARFKWAKGKTVNVGSGSNAVTKFKPFPSSSNIICNINGLDQSLVCRYSCKEGKCLAGFAIDKARKGDFSAPLYNVPQPALKGRSDVFQGYVAYGSYVYMLSGTSNDINHGKLDSEVTSVDVNTGKIKQGPVFTEAGKSLEFREPEGMGVYTTAAGEPRLFLGFASGKAGDRRCNLFYKNVLVKP; encoded by the coding sequence ATGGGCTCCCTTCGTCAGCTCGCCCTGGCCTTTGCGCCCCTTgtcgtctccctcctcacctcgacgacacgcgcctccgtcatcatcgcagagcgctccgtcgccgagctcgccacCGAGCAGTCCATCGCCCCGCGCGCGGTGGCCCCGTCCGCCTACTTCAAGCTCAACGAGCCCTCGCACGACCTCTTCCGGCACAAGACGCTCAAGGACGACACCGTGCAGCAGAGCTTCGCCTTTGACCAGAAGAACCGCCggctcttcgtcgcccagcgcaagAACGGGACGCCCGGCGACAAGGGCGACCTCTGCATCACCGAGCTCGACTTCTCCGGCAAGTACGTCGGCCACATGTACGTCCTGGGCTCCGggcacggcgtcgccatcggcgccgagcccgtggGCGCCGACACGTTCCTGTGGACCGAGGCCAACTGCAAGAGCAACGGCTACGGCGAgaggctcgctcgcttcaAGTGGGCCAAGGGAAAGACGGTGAatgtcggcagcggctccaaCGCCGTCACCAAGTTCAAgcccttcccctcctccagcaACATCATCTGCAACATCAACGGCCTCGACCAGTCGCTCGTCTGCCGCTACAGCTGCAAGGAGGGCAAGTGCCTGGCCGGCTtcgccatcgacaaggccCGCAAGGGCGACTTTTCGGCCCCGCTGTACAACGTCCCGCAGCCGGCGCTCAAGGGCCGCTCCGACGTCTTCCAGGGCTACGTGGCCTACGGCTCGTACGTCTACATGCTGAGCGGCACGTCCAACGACATCAACCATGGGAAGCTCGACTCCGAGGTCACCAGCGTCGACGTCAACACCGGCAAGATCAAGCAGGGTCCCGTCTTCACGGAAGCTGGCAAGTCTCTAGAATTCCGGGAACCTGAGGGCATGGGCGTCTACACGACCGCCGCTGGCGAACCGCGTCTCTTCCTCGGCTTTGCGTCCGGCAAGGCTGGCGATCGCCGCTGCAACCTGTTTTATAAGAACGTCTTGGTCAAGCCATGA
- the AHA1 gene encoding Co-chaperone (COG:O~EggNog:ENOG503NVRU) has translation MVLHNPNNWHWVNKDVSAWARTWFEENLTQIEAKNGDVEAKVSKIQSMDGDVDVSQRKGKVITIFDVKLVLEYTGSAPDADDVSGTITVPEIAHDTDEDEYVFDVDIFSESKEKQPVKDLVRSKIVPQLRTHFQKLAPALIAEHGKDIQHAAGSNPSSGFSTPKLHPHSSTPKAPESSTPTSTSGIVNTVTVTDNEEFRTTAEEMYQTFVDPQRLAAFTRSPPKLFEGAKKGGKFELFGGNVSGEYLELDSPKKIVQSWRLSQWPAGHHSKLQIEFDQNDVDHVTVMRVTWEGVPVGQEEVTKRNWLEYYVKSIKQTFGFGTIL, from the exons ATGGTCCTGCACAACCCGAATAACTGGCATTGGGTCAACAAGGACGTCTCCGCGTGGGCGAGGACATGGTTTGAGGAGAACCTGACCCAGATTGAGGCCAAGAatggcgatgtcgaggccaaggtcaGCAAGATCCAGAGcatggacggcgacgtcgatgtcAGCCAGCGAAAGGGCAAGGTCATTACCATCTTCGACGTGAAGCTGGTTCTCGAGTATACCG GATCTGCGCCTGACGCGGACGACGTCTCGGGCACCATTACCGTGCCGGAGATTGCCCacgacaccgacgaggacgagtaTGTG TTTGATGTGGACATCTTCTCCGAGTCAaaggagaagcagcccgTCAAGGACCTCGTGCGGTCCAAAATCGTCCCCCAGCTGCGGACGCACTTCCAGAAGCTCGCCCCCGCGCTGATTGCCGAGCACGGCAAGGACATCCAGCACGCTGCCGGCTCAAACCCCTCCAGCGGCTTCTCCACGCCCAAGCTGCATCCCCATTCTTCGACGCCCAAGGCTCCCGAAAGCAGCACTCCCACCAGCACCTCTGGCATTGTCAACACCGTCACGGTGACGGACAACGAAGAATTCCGGAccacggccgaggagatgTATCAGACCTTTGTCGACCCCCAGCGGTTGGCGGCCTTTACGCGGTCCCCTCCGAAGCTCTTCGAGGGCGCCAAGAAGGGCGGCAAGTTTGAGCTTTTCGGCGGCAATGTGTCGGGCGAGTACCTCGAGCTCGACTCGCCCAAGAAGATTGTGCAGAGCTGGCGCCTGAGCCAGTGGCCCGCCGGCCATCACTCCAAGCTTCAGATCGAGTTTGACCAGAACGATGTGGACCATGTGACCGTGATGCGCGTTACGTGGGAGGGCGTTCCTGTCGGCCAGGAGGAGGTCACCAAGAGGAACTGGCTCGAGTACTACGTCAAGAGCATCAAGCAGACGTTTGG TTTCGGCACGATCTTGTAG
- a CDS encoding uncharacterized protein (COG:S~EggNog:ENOG503P79W), with translation MATARSPAHLRSLYRSLLRELPPRPILKAPRSPLHAHLRGTFAAAPSSTPAAASQSSPSPPQQQQHHAHAEAEQIVAYLRSQRQYVALIERYNPGMDMDEEERVRLTARRVGMDLPVGYAGEK, from the coding sequence ATGGCCACCGCACGCTCGCCCGCGCACCTGCGCTCCCTGTACCGCTCCCTCCTCCGCGAGCTGCCCCCGCGGCCCATCCTCAAGGCCCCCCGCTCGCCGCTGCACGCCCACCTGCGCGGCACCTTTGCtgccgccccgtcgtcgacaccggcggcagcatcccaatcgtcaccgtcgccgccgcagcagcagcagcaccatgcccacgccgaggccgagcaaATCGTCGCGTACCTGCGCTCCCAGCGCCAGTACGTGGCCCTCATCGAGCGCTACAACCcgggcatggacatggacgaggaggagcgcgtGCGCctcaccgcccgccgcgttgGCATGGACCTGCCCGTCGGGTACGCAGGCGAGAAATga
- a CDS encoding uncharacterized protein (EggNog:ENOG503NV51) — protein sequence MDSPRDQARLRQGLNPLTTSSLGLYNAQLNTPISAVSMASSHIHSAHTPASAIQPYNPQEWVPPSGPAPPATMPSTDRTRQFEAQAPPPPYSPPRSQQQRPMSTAFEHAISSTPPPRIATIAVHRPSPEPSAARAFPPPPGASGRGGSRERRFGLPSLSRRRDNDQVSQSPEPQPQPLGGPFRRSMGPASLYQEPERMTSPSSAAVNPVPPSARRAASTGAIDTPTSARSRSTSQTRWEPGMPLPPPPPGPPPSSSRSQSVQSMDRNSVPIISPPTRRAPPSGIASLGPVPPTPANWVDGDALPSQRPRSKSPGLTIDTATASSSQDVPEPLTSSGSASGGLNRARAVRHDKTIIQRRTESRNRHTSQGSLDATTRPHEIPDIVVPRSPDSHKLSQPKANARSGGLLPDLYQAGESSSQADSRNSTPRAPNSAKLPLLQTATPPFSPSAIKSGQPANTSQSAIVPKALPTPPPQTRSASCSRPRDGSRPPASASTPVSKHTVVTQNASQFAAAAVERFRAFAEREAAVSSDADRVRLFADFFVNESRIRRERYSAAISAMGSEIFDLSRDLFRPMTPPRRDSATSQEQWTPASTDPAASYRDSVGSAPRGEGLSNSAPTSANLPMSPSAGATNNGTWAASNYMPSLSPILSMSVSDNYENGSSRGRPPSRWWESDSQGDGSRVFERSKRESKYMGVPKDQWVEEEAAGGSDYRSSSEYPPEKTGWHDQSEPVKTPQPLHSATTTPVDPSISPSSYKSGSLDVSRLVTMPPPYPRHHPAVNNNHPELATIRSSVRALGDLSEIDNAKERFAIASSKRREEFSQAASQRRQSLRANLQREINAGNLGYADAAAIESDSQDQEKDKKKELEKSEYELFQNEVILPLNDLLTGRIARAKDLFDELSRHLFDSGRIDADMPQEEGDDRPELLEKLTLLKWIFEMRETLHRAIYDILSDRNARYCEVVMTPYRLSGNTDKLKSAEAFFAEDAAKREYAFSNEVLDRAREFRTVMEKSVDRGVALQLSAFWDIAPPLRELLDSIPNDLEGFRIQIPPSELDENPTYREHPLQYLFSLLQHMEKSTYQFIESHTNLLCLLHEVKGAVVNAKARVLASQPEEMDGTRLRPEDREERARAMRQSEDMRLTEDLKEKVRVVQDQWNGALGEGIKNVKERTATWLLESGGWDEALEESAVFGGA from the exons ATGGACTCTCCCCGTGATCaggcccgcctccgccaagGCCTGAATCCTCTCACCACGAGCTCACTCGGGCTCTACAACGCCCAACTAAATACCCCCATCTCGGCCGTGTCCATGGCCTCATCGCACATTCATTCCGCGCACACtcccgccagcgccatcCAGCCCTACAATCCTCAGGAATGGGTTCCTCCCAGCGGCCCCGCTCCTCCTGCCACGATGCCGTCCACGGACAGGACGCGGCAGTTCGAAGCCCAAG cacctcctccCCCGTACAGCCCACCGAGGagccagcaacagcggccGATGAGCACCGCGTTTGAACACGCCATCTCATCGACTCCCCCGCCTCGAATAGCGACAATTGCTGTACATCGGCCATCCCCCGAACCTTCGGCGGCTCGCGCCTTTCCACCGCCCCCCGGTGCCAGCGGTCGAGGCGGGTCCCGCGAGAGACGATTCGGACTGCCCTCTCTCAGCCGTCGGAGAGACAACGACCAGGTTTCCCAATCTCCAGAGCCGCAACCACAACCCCTTGGCGGGCCGTTCAGAAGGAGTATGGGGCCAGCCTCGCTATATCAAGAACCCGAACGCATGACTTCCCcatcctccgccgccgtgaaccccgtcccgccgtcagcacgccgcgccgcctccacagGTGCCATCGATACACCAACGTCCGCCCGCTCACGATCCACATCGCAGACGCGCTGGGAGCCGGGCATGCCtctccccccacccccgccagggccgccgccatccagcTCCAGGTCACAGAGCGTGCAGAGCATGGATAGAAACAGTGTGCCCATCATCTCGCCTCCGACGCGCCGGGCCCCTCCCAGCGGCATAGCCTCTCTGGGACCGGTGCCTCCCACGCCGGCAAATTGGGTTGACGGGGACGCCCTCCCAAGCCAGAGGCCGCGGAGCAAATCACCCGGCCTAACAATCGACACGGCCACAGCTTCCAGCTCCCAAGACGTTCCGGAACCTCTGACATCGTCGGGAAGTGCCAGCGGGGGGCTCAACCGGGCTAGAGCTGTCCGCCACGACAAGACCATCATCCAACGACGTACCGAAAGCCGCAACCGACATACATCTCAAGGGTCCCTCGATGCCACAACAAGGCCGCATGAGATACCCGATATCGTTGTGCCGCGCAGCCCTGATAGCCACAAGCTGTCTCAGCCCAAGGCGAATGCTCGCAGCGGCGGATTACTGCCTGACCTCTATCAAGCCGGGGAATCGTCAAGCCAGGCAGACTCTCGCAACTCGACCCCTCGGGCTCCAAACTCAGCCAAGCTACCACTGCTTCAGACGGCAACTCCGCCATTTTCGCCATCCGCAATCAAGTCCGGTCAGCCCGCCAACACCTCCCAGTCGGCCATTGTGCCTAAAGCGCTGCCCACCCCACCTCCACAAACACGGTCGGCGTCGTGTTCCCGGCCTCGGGACGGTTCCCGACCTCCTGCGTCGGCCTCAACCCCAGTATCCAAGCACACGGTTGTGACGCAAAATGCGAGCCAGtttgcggccgcggcagtCGAGCGGTTTCGCGCCTTTGCGGAAAGGGAAGCGGCGGTGTCCAGTGATGCCGACAGGGTTCGTTTGTTTGCGGACTTTTTCGTCAACGAGTCGAGGATCCGTCGCGAAAGATACTCTGCGGCCATCAGCGCCATGGGATCGGAGATTTTTGACCTAAGTCGAGACCTCTTCCGACCCATGACTCCCCCCAGGCGCGACTCGGCTACATCGCAAGAGCAGTGGACGCCAGCTTCAACCGATCCCGCCGCTTCTTACAGAGACTCTGTGGGTTCTGCCCCTCGGGGCGAGGGGCTTTCCAACTCCGCGCCCACGTCAGCGAACCTCCCCATGTCGCCAAGCGCCGGTGCGACCAACAATGGTACCTGGGCCGCCAGCAATTATATGCCATCACTCTCGCCGATCCTGAGCATGAGCGTCAGCGACAACTACGAGAACGGCAGCTCTAGGGGTCGTCCACCGAGCAGATGGTGGGAATCGGATTCGCAAGGTGATGGCTCACGAGTCTTTGAGAGATCGAAGCGAGAGTCAAAGTACATGGGCGTCCCCAAGGACCAAtgggtcgaggaagaggcggcaggcgggaGTGACTACAGGTCTTCATCTGAATACCCTCCCGAGAAGACCGGGTGGCACGATCAGAGCGAGCCGGTCAAGACGCCGCAACCGCTGCActcggccaccaccacaccagTCGACCCTAGCATATCGCCATCCTCCTACAAGTCAGGATCGCTAGACGTGTCGCGGCTTGTCACAATGCCTCCACCGTACCCGCGCCACCACCCGGCCGTGAACAACAACCACCCCGAACTGGCCACGATACGGAGCTCTGTGAGGGCGTTGGGCGATCTCTCAGAGATTGACAATGCCAAGGAGCGGTTTGCCATTGCCAGCTCGAAACGGAGGGAAGAGTTTTCGCAGGCTGCCTCGCAGAGGCGCCAGTCACTGCGAGCCAACCTGCAGCGGGAGATCAATGCCGGGAACCTGGGGTATGCGGACGCGGCTGCGATCGAGTCGGACTCGCAGGATCAGGAAaaagacaagaagaaggagctgGAAAAGTCGGAGTACGAGCTATTTCAAAACGAGGTGATATTACCCCTGAACGACCTGTTGACAGGGCGCATCGCCCGGGCCAAGGACTTGTTCGACGAGCTGTCGCGGCACTTGTTCGACAGCGGACGGATCGATGCGGACATGCCACAGGAGGAAGGGGACGACAGACCGGAGCTGCTCGAAAAGTTGACACTTCTCAAGTGGATATTCGAGATGCGGGAGACTCTCCACCGGGCTATTTACGACATCTTGTCGGACCGCAACGCGCGATACTgcgaggtggtgatgacgccgTACCGGCTCTCGGGAAACACCGACAAGCTCAAGTCGGCCGAGGCCTTTTTCGCAGAGGACGCGGCCAAGCGCGAATACGCGTTCTCAaacgaggtcctcgaccgGGCGCGAGAGTTCCGAACGGTCATGGAAAAGTCGGTCGACCGAGGCGTGGCGCTGCAGCTTTCTGCCTTTTGGGATATAGCGCCACCACTGCGAGAGTTGCTGGACAGCATCCCCAATGACCTAGAGGGCTTCCGCATCCAGATCCCACCATCGGAACTCGACGAGAACCCGACGTACCGGGAGCATCCGCTGCAGTACTTGTTCAGTCTGCTTCAGCACATGGAGAAGAGCACATACCAGTTCATCGAGTCGCACACAAACCTCTTGTGTCTGCTCCATGAGGTGAAGGGCGCCGTGGTAAACGCCAAGGCGAGGGTCCTGGCGTCGCAACCGGAAGAGATGGACGGCACGCGCCTGCGCCCTGAAGATCGCGAggagcgggcgagggcgatgcgaCAGAGCGAGGACATGCGCCTGACGGAAGATCTCAAGGAGAAAGTTCGTGTCGTGCAGGACCAGTGGaacggcgcgctgggcgagggcatcaagaACGTAAAGGAGCGGACAGCGACGTGGCTGCTGGAGTCGGGCGGCTGGGACGAGGCGCTAGAGGAGTCGGCGGTGTTTGGCGGAGCATAG
- a CDS encoding uncharacterized protein (COG:K~EggNog:ENOG503P30R), which translates to MAAGITYDGVASAEGGTIFKGVSFWVARRVPMRESIVLKIKARRPPRFSKETRPVCRRLTQPLQNNGGAVVPLEKDADILIADHARKDAPAGSYSWRFVTESVDNGIIQIKDRYRIGPDPDLPRMVGSANRPGKATRTPFNHAEDVALVKWVLRHGEHLAGNKIYQEFERTNPRHTWQSWRDRFTKMLQPRGQAHLEQLAREASPEPISPPQEVKRKPGKAPDEAQVSTDQVASRETPSSPVQSKRKQTDGQRHNSGSSVAAGASETSREPSNSPDTTPAKSAIAQDPEEPAQEQPAEEEPPSPIADWFGEDEENMAEKIFINDILLYSEEVCKDIELETWIGSKIVGLWELSQAVEAQKVHRDEVDWLKVAEDLGYDFDPTGQVSRELCDCYRFNLADFLDLMSDYESDGEGANRGPDLATSAQPALQSPGLPVSPLLSPEPASVESERKKRTADVTDTISSHGGKRRRLDPNAEISSTPEEQLLSKKQRRELQTLSPTVRKMTAGGRTTSPNKLQRSSPPSGDEDLTEGEDAAFETQVRYPQNLQTQESLVEVTPSQQLHSEAMDVTPIPLDLQKKTGSSEQMSATKTIRENASPLGPQAEENKAKGAKRRLPAAFRASGYVSQTKQAVSSQKPQTTSSAQTQAPKATGKDDQLGIRYWVDHYQALGYPHKIVVEAMDRTTLTPGFLATTVMDSLQKGQGVPKGWQGVWTDRDDTALRRVDEINAKRSAADVKARRKAEKDAQRLVEKHTAEGVELRRRYLKDKDEIQKA; encoded by the exons ATGGCGGCAGGCATCACCTACGACGGTGTTGCCAGCGCCGAGGGCGGAACCATCTTCAAAGGCGTTTCATTTTGGGTCGCTCGACGCGTGCCCATGAGAGAGTCCATCGTGCTCAAGATCAAggcaagacgcccgccccgcTTCTCCAAGGAAACACGGCCCGTGTGCAGACGACTGACCCAACCTCTCCAGAACAACGGTGGCGCGGTGGTGCCCTTGGAGAAGGATGCGGATATCCTCATTGCGGATCACGCACGCAAAGACGCCCCCGCGGGATCCTACTCGTGGAGGTTTGTCACGGAGTCGGTGGACAACGGCATCATACAGATCAAAGACCGCTATCGCATCGGTCCGGACCCAGATCTCCCAAGGATGGTTGGCTCGGCGAATCGCCCTGGCAAAGCGACGAGAACCCCCTTCAAccacgccgaggacgtcgccctcgtcaaaTGGGTGCTTCGCCACGGTGAGCACCTCGCGGGTAACAAGATTTATCAAGAGTTTGAGCGGACC AATCCGCGACACACGTGGCAGTCCTGGAGAGATCGGTTCACCAAGATGCTTCAACCCAGAGGGCAGGCCCACCTTGAACAactggcgcgcgaggcctCTCCCGAACCCATTTCGCCGCCTCAAGAGGTCAAGAGAAAGCCAGGCAAAGCACCCGACGAGGCTCAGGTCTCTACAGACCAAGTGGCGTCGAGAGAGACCCCATCAAGCCCCGTCCAGAGCAAACGGAAACAGACGGATGGCCAAAGGCACAATTCCGGGTCGTctgttgccgccggtgctTCGGAAACGAGCCGCGAGCCCTCAAACTCACCCGATACTACACCTGCCAAGTCTGCTATTGCACAAGATCCAGAGGAGCCGGCCCAGGAGCAGcctgccgaggaggagcctcCCTCGCCCATCGCTGATTGGTTcggagaggacgaggagaatATGGCAGAGAAGATTTTCATCAACGACATACTCTTGTACTCGGAAGAAGTCTGCAAGGACATCGAGCTGGAAACTTGGATTGGTTCGAAGATTGTGGGCCTGTGGGAGCTCAGCCaagccgtcgaggcgcaaAAGGTTCACCGGGACGAGGTGGACTGGCTGAAGGTCGCAGAAGACTTGGGCTACGATTTTGACCCGACAGGACAAGTGTCTAGAGAGCTGTGCGATTGCTACCGATTTAACCTTGCCGACTTTCTCGATCTAATGTCGGACTATGAgtccgacggcgagggagcAAACAGAGGACCGGACTTGGCTACTTCGGCACAACCTGCACTTCAGTCGCCCGGGCTGCCTGTGTCGCCTTTGTTATCGCCTGAGCCAGCTTCAGTTGAAAgcgagaggaagaagcggaCTGCCGATGTAACCGACACCATCTCTAGTCACGGTGGCAAGCGCAGGCGTCTGGACCCAAACGCGGAAATATCCTCAACCCCGGAAGAACAGCTTCTTTCAAAGAAGCAGCGCCGAGAACTGCAGACGTTGTCGCCAACAGTCCGCAAAatgacggccggcggcagaaCAACAAGCCCCAATAAGCTTCAACGTTCTTCACCCCCGTCGGGAGATGAGGATTTGACGGAAGGTGAAGATGCGGCATTCGAAACTCAAGTTCGCTATCCGCAGAACTTGCAAACGCAGGAGAGCTTGGTGGAAGTCACCCCATCACAGCAGTTGCACTCTGAGGCCATGGACGTCACACCTATTCCACTAGATCTTCAAAAGAAGACTGGTAGCAGCGAGCAGATGTCGGCCACAAAAACAATCCGGGAGAACGCCTCACCCTTGGGCCCTCAGGCGGAAGAGAATAAGGCCAAGGGTGCCAAAAGAAGACTTCCCGCCGCATTTCGTGCGTCGGGATATGTTTCCCAGACGAAACAAGCCGTCAGCTCCCAGAAACCGCAGACGACTAGCTCTGCACAGACGCAAGCCCCGAAGGCTACGGGAAAGGACGATCAGCTAGGAATTCGCTACTGGGTGGACCACTACCAGGCGCTTGGATACCCTCACAAGATTGTGGTCGAGGCGATGGATCGCACTACCCTCACTCCCGGCTTTCTTGCCACGACTGTCATGGACAGCCTCCAGAAGGGCCAGGGTGTGCCGAAGGGTTGGCAGGGGGTATGGACCGACCGTGACGATACTGCACTTCGGCGGGTCGATGAAATCAATGCAAAGAGGTCGGCGGCAGATGTTAAGGCCCGTCGCAAAGCCGAAAAGGACGCGCAGCGCCTGGTGGAAAAGCATACCGCGGAGGGCGTGGAGCTGCGTCGGCGATACTtgaaggacaaggacgaaATCCAGAAGGCATGA
- the SWF1 gene encoding Protein S-acyltransferase (EggNog:ENOG503NV3B~TransMembrane:6 (i7-27o105-124i131-153o228-251i272-289o295-315i)~COG:I): MMTPFKWAVVFVLSLSFMVFVTFFGRLPAFRWVVFPWRPYSILHPHEDLADVSAHGKRKTPIAALHRLVWIHIPNAGIAVDNVVTGGRLFRSLSRFGNFMMHDRHPTVVVFFLAILVVAEYMYLPSAWPHLGAFTKLSASITVFLPYLFLYLACASDPGYITPANHAYHMSLYPYDHALFHPGNKCNSCRFLKPARSKHCSVCKRCIAKADHHCIFINSCVGYGNHHWFILLLLSTAVLTTYGALLGLSLLSTAMRARFPAFRLWKPRSMTTTVYAAIWGAGIQSNVRLGATTLLAVLTSPLVWGLLFYTLYLVWAGTTTNESLKWSVYKEDMDDGYAFRRPLSASRMRDPRVDPACARWPVEPEQVLVATSDGEPPIDESNLAGEGQWERVWSLRHVENLYDMGFWDNLADAFVRDYAFGGRADEPPAERRRSGKAARGKA, encoded by the exons ATGATGACGCCGTTCAAATGGGCCGTCGTTTTCGTCCTGTCCCTCTCCTTCATGGTCTTTGTGACCTTTTTCGGCAGGCTACCTGCGTTTAGGTGGGTGGTGTTTCCATGGCGCccgtacagtatacttcaTCCACACGAAGACCTCGCTGACGTTTCGGCGCATGGAAAAAGGAAAACGcccatcgcggcgctgcacaGGCTGGTATGGATTCACATCCCcaacgccggcatcgccgtcgacaacgtcgtcacgggcggcagGCTGTTCAGGTCGCTGTCGCGCTTTGGGAACTTTATGATGCATGACCGGCATCCCACGGTAGTG GTCTTCTTCCTCGCTATtctcgtcgtggccgagtACATGTATCTCCCGTCGGCATGGCCGcacctcggcgccttcaCCAAGCTCTCCGCCAGCATCACGGTGTTCCTGCCCTACCTGTTCCTCTACCTCGCCTGCGCCAGCGACCCTGGCTACATCACGCCCGCCAACCACGCCTACCACATGTCCCTCTACCCCTACGACCACGCCCTCTTCCACCCAGGCAACAAGTGCAACAGCTGCCGCTTTCTCAAGCCGGCGCGGTCAAAGCACTGCAGCGTCTGCAAGCGCTGCATCGCAAAGGCCGACCATCACTGCATCTTCATCAACTCGTGCGTCGGCTACGGCAACCACCACTGgttcatcctcctcctcctgtccACCGCCGTTCTCACCACCTAcggcgccctgctcggcctcTCCCTGCTGTCCACcgccatgcgcgcgcgcttccCGGCGTTCCGCCTGTGGAAGCCACGCAGCATGACCACGACCGTCTACGCCGCCATCTGGGGTGCCGGCATCCAGAGCAacgtccgcctcggcgccaccaccctcctGGCTGTTCTGACCAGCCCGCTCGTCTGGGGCCTGCTCTTCTACACGCTCTACCTTGTCTGGGCCGGCACTACCACCAATGAGTCCCTCAAGTGGTCCGTTTACAAGGAGGATATGGACGACGGGTATGCCTTTCGCAGACCACTGTCGGCGAGCAGGATGAGGGACCCGCGGGTGGACCCCGCCTGCGCCAGGTGGCCTGTAGAACCTGAGCAGGTGCTTGTGGCGACCTCGGACGGTGAGCCGCCCATCGACGAATCGAACCTCGCTGGTGAAGGCCAGTGGGAGCGCGTCTGGAGTCTAAGGCATGTTGAGAACCTCTACGATATGGGTTTCTGGGATAATCTCGCGGATGCCTTTGTACGAGATTATGCATTCGGGGGCCGAGCCGATGAACCGCCGGCCGAGCGTAGGAGAAGTGGCAAGGCCGCGCGTGGCAAGGCTTGA